Sequence from the Sphingobacteriaceae bacterium GW460-11-11-14-LB5 genome:
AAATATTGGTGTGTGTGTAAACTTCTTTTGCGGTTTTAACCACGCGGTCCATAATCATACGCATGTAATCGCCTGTAAACCCTGCATCACGACAGTTTTCGTAAGCTTTACGGATCTGAGCAAGAATTTCCTTTTCACCTACCACCAAACTCTCTAAAGAGCATGATGTCCTCAGTAAATGGTTAAAAGCCTCCTCATTTTCGTAAACAGAAACATTATCAAGAAAACGCTCCATAAATTCAGGAGGAAGTCCCATGTCTAAAACAGTCAGGAATCTGGTTACAAATTCCTTGTCGGTTTTCTCTTTGGTAAGGAAAACAAACTCTACACGGTTACATGTTCCAATATAAAAAATTTCGCTAACGGGAAGTTCTGCTTGAACATTCTTCAACCTGCTATCTAAACTCTGATCACAAATAACTAATTTCCCTAAAGATTTCAGGTCGATGTGGTGATGCGTAAAAGCTATTACTTTTAAATATTCCAAGTGCTTCCGTTATTAACTATTATCGGGATACAAAAGTAACATGGTGAAGGCATGTGACTGTCATTAACCTGTAATTTACATCAATTTAGAACGGTTTTAAATAAAGGACTTAAAGATTAATCAAAGCACATTGATTTACATGAACAAACCAATCCGTATCATTTTTCTTTGGATTTATGCCCTCTTCTACGTCCTGGCTGGATGTAACCACTTTTTATCCACTGCAGTATATTACGTAATTATGCCAAAATGGTTGCCTGCTCCTGGCTTTTTAATTTACTTTTCGGGGATATTGGAAATTGTTTTTGGGCTTTTATTGTTGATTAAGAAGACCAGAAAGCTAGCAGCACTGTTAATTATACTGATGTTGATTGCCTTTTTACCCGCGCATATCTACATGATCCGGATGGCACCATTCATATTGGGTAAAATACTGGTCACACCGCTTATTGCATGGGTAAGATTGCCTTTGCAGTTCCTGTTTATCGGATGGGCGTGGTATTATTACGCTAAAGAATAATTTATAAAGTATTCTTTTTTTGAAGCGCAATGTCAGTGAGAATAGGAAAGGCTTTGTCCTGCTGTACATTCCAATCCTTTTGGATAAACCTGGCGAAAAAACAATTTACCTATCCAAAAGGGATTTCCATTTCCATCAGGGCTATTATACTCACAGTTGTGGTCAATATGCTTCTGTTTTAAACACAAAAAATACACAACAAAATAAGATTTCGTAGGTTTATAATCTATACCAATTCCTTAAATTATGATTACGCAAAGCAATTTTAGCCTGAGTGGTGCTGACGGAAAATTAATTATCGGCGATATTACTTTCGATGAGAAAAACCCTAATACCCCCATTGTACTTTTTGTACATGGCTTTAAAGGCTTTAAAGATTGGGGGGCACACAATTTAGTGGCCCGGTATTTTGCCAGCAACGGTTATCGCTATGTTAAGTTCAATTTATCGCATAGTGGAGTTCCGGTTGATGATCCGAAAGATGTAACTGATATGGATGCTTTTGCCAGCAATACCGTATCGAAAGAACTATTTGACCTCAATGCGATGCTCGATTTTATCGAAAAAGCCTACGGTAAAGATACCAAAGTGAACCTGATAGGCCATAGTCGTGGTGGTGGATTATCAATCATCGAGGCTGCGAACGATTTAAGAATTAACAAACTGATTACCTGGAGTGCCATTGGCGATTTTAGCAGTCTGTGGAAAAAAGAGCAGGAAGCTGAGTGGAAAAAGAATGGCAAAATATTCGTAACCAATGCCCGTACCAAAGAGCAGATGCCGTTAAATGTTACCTTACTGCAAGATTTTAAAGAAAATGCAGCAGCATTGAATATTTTAGATGCAGCAAAACGCGTAAACATTCCCTGGTTAATTGTTCATGGCGATGATGATGTGAATGTGCCTTTTGAAACTGCACAAACTTTGGCAGAGGCCAACCCAAATAGCAGATTGGTTAAAATTGAAGGTGCCAATCACGTTTATGGTGCTACGCAGCCCTACACCAACGAAACTTTGCCACCACTTTTGTTTAAGGTTTGCGAAAAGGTAATCACTTTTATAAACGAAGAATAAATTAATTATCTTGGGCTATTATAAATTATGGCTCAAGATAAAATTAACCTCTCAGGCTTTAATCAAGCCATATTTAAGCAGATCTTAATTGGACTAACGTTATCTTTCTGTTTTATTATTTCTTTTGATAGTAATTTTTCACCTGTCAAATTAAAAGCCGAGTTTATTAATGATTCTGAAGGGCATCGCTCAAAAAACGGAAGAGCACATATTTTTACCGCACAAACCTCTAATAAAAAATACAAAATCCCAGCCCAGCTTTTTAATATCATAAATGAAAATGATTCACTGTTAATCTATAGGTCAAAAATAACCGGCATTATCTTATATTATGGTTTGCGGAAACCTGATGTAATTATTGTTTGTAAAGCTCGGTTTTTTAAGGATGATTTTTTTGGACTAATCACCAGTACTTTAGGCATTTTGCTTGCAATAATTCTTTATTTCAATAATAAATTAGCACAAAACGTTACACTTCAGGGAATTTTAGTCTTTTTGATTATCATTTCTTTGGTTTTCCTAAGAAACTACTTAGGTGGAAATTATTTATGGGAGTTCTAATTTTTTCAATGTTAATCATCCCCTCTTCTCACAAAATTACGCATATCACTTCCGCTTGGGCTTTGGAAGATTTCGAGATCAAAATAAGGCACCGCAGCCAGCAGGTGATCAAAGATATCGGCAGCAACTTCTTCAAAACGTTTTAAGCCTTTTTCTTTTGAGAATACATAAATCTCAATGGGAAGACCATTTTCTGTAGCCTGTAACTGACGCACCATGAAGGTTAAATCGGTATTAATATGCGGATTGCTCTCCAGGTATTTTTCTGCATACACCCTGAAAGTCCCGATATTGGTCATGTGGCGGCCGTTAACCAGGTTATTGGGATCTACCGTATTTTCCGCATTGTATCGTTCGATAAATTGCTGTGTTTCTTTCAGGTAATCTTTCAGAAAATCGATACTTTGCAGTCTACCAATCAATTCTTCATCGCAGAATTTAATGCTCGAAATTTTAATATTGATGTGCCGTTTAATCCTCCTCCCCTCACTTTCTTCCATCGCCCGCCAGTTTTTGAACGATTCACTTACAATGGCGTAACTCGGTACAATAGTTACTGTTTTATCCCAGTTTCTTACTTTAATGGTAGTTAAATTAATTTCGGTTACCTCGCCATCGGCACCATATTTCTCTACAGTAATCCAATCGCCTACCCTCACCAGATCGATGGCACTCATCTGTACTGAGGCCACAAAACCTAAAATCGGATCTCTGAAAATCAAAATAAAAACAGCAGTAACGGCTCCAAATCCGCCGAAAACATATAACGGCGATTCGCCCAGGATAATCGACAGGATGAGCACAAAACCAACAATGTAAAACACAATTTTGGCGACCTGTTTGTAACTCCGAACAGGTTTATCGGCATATTTCTTTGATGATTCCATAATGGAAACCAAAGCATTCAGAAATGCATTTACGGCAAACATCACCGCTAACACCATGTAGATTTTAGCAAATATTAAAGCATAAAACAGCCAGTTTTTAAAATCGATAAAAAGATAGGGAACAACATTATAAATGATGTAGGCACCAAATATTAAAGCAAAAGCTCTGAAAACCCTAAATTCGAACAAAGCTTTTTGCCAGTCTGACTTTGTTTTGGCACTTTTTACCACACCGATAAAAACCTGTCGGGTTAAAAATATGGTGATAAACAGAAATAAAACAACCCCAATAAGCCCTATAAAAAAATAAGAATAAATGAGTTCGCCACCGGCAAGGCCTTTGCCAGCGAGCCAGTTTCTAAGTTCGATAAAAAGGGATTGAAACTCCGGGATATTCATTAAGGCAATTTAGGATTTATTGGTCAGAAATTAAACGGCATAGCATTGATTGCTTTTCGAGTGTCATGTTGAGCTTATCTTAAGGTTCTTCGACAAGCTCAGAATGAGATTTAGTATCATTATACGAAACTCCTCGGTCTGTATCCTCACAGATCAAGGAATAAGTGTTTCAATCAAGATACAGATTCTTCGCTGCGCTCAGAATGACAATATTGTGGTTTGTGGGAACACAAACCACGGAGCGCATTTTAAACCTTTTCTACCCAATTGCCATCATCTTTGATAATGTCGATCAGTTCGTCTAAGGCATAGGCAGTCGTTACATTTTTCTTTACCACTTCTTTACCACGGTATAAAGTAATTTTATCAGGGCCAGTACCCACGTAACCGTAATCGGCATCAGCCATTTCGCCCGGACCATTGACTATACAGCCCATGATACCGATTTTTATTCCTTTTAAATGGTCGGTGCGGGAGCGGATTAACTGTGTGGTTTCCTGCAAATCGAAAAGTGTTCTACCACAACTTGGGCAAGAGATGTATTCCGTTTTACTAATGCGTGTGCGTGTAGCCTGCAAAATCCCAAAACTGGTTGAATTAATCAGCGAAAGGTTTTGACCTTGTGCATCAATCCACACCCCATCTCCAAAGCCATCGGTAAATAAAGCGCCGATATCAGTTGCAGCATAAAGCATTAAATGATCGGCATCTACATCCTGGTAAGTTCTTTTTACTATAACCGGGATCTGGATGTTTTTCTTCTGTAAAGCAACAAAAAATGATCTTTGCTCGGCCATGCCGTGTGCTGCTGATGTTTCGAGAATTAATACAACATTGCTTAACTGGTTAATTGTTAAATTGGTTAATTGCTTGGCATCAACTTGAACAAAGTTTAAAAATTCGTCTTTAACTTCTGCCTCTTTAAAAGCTTCAAAAGAAAATAAAGGGTGACAGTTATTTTTATCTTTAAGATGTAACCAGGTTTGGTAATTATAAACTTGCTTTAAATTTCCGGGGAAAGAGAACGATGGCAAATTATCACCTAAAAAGGCTAAATCGCAAGCCTGATCGGCTAAATTATATTTATCTAAACCTGCACTGTAGTTATAGCCAACAGCACTTAAAAAGTAAGGGTCTTTTAAATTTTCTTTCGAAACATCGATCATCACTACCGGATGATGATGGCCGCCAATGTGCTGAACAGGGCTAGTAATACGGCGGTTGTATTCGTAAGGATTGTAAGTTAAGCGTGGGGCGTGGAGCGTAGAGCGTAGATCATTCGACTCCGGACTTCCGACTTCATTCTTCGGACTCCTTAAAGCATAACGGTCTGCCAAAGCCTTAGCTACTGGTGCTTCAAATTCAGGATCTTCGGTTAACGAAACACGAATGGTATCGCCCAAGCCATCTTCTAATAGGGTTCCAATACCAACGGCTGATTTAATACGGCCATCTTCTCCATCACCGGCTTCAGTAACGCCTAAATGCAAAGGATAATTCATCCCCTCTTTAGCCATGGTTTCTACCAGCAAACGATAGGCCTGAACCATCACCTGGGTATTGCTGGCTTTCATCGAGATCACCAGGTTATAATAATTCTGGTCTTCGCACATGCGGATAAACTCCATTGCCGACTCAACCATTCCGCGGGGCGTATCGCCGTAATGGCTCATAATCCTGTCGGAAAGCGATCCGTGGTTGGTGCCGATGCGCATGGCCGTACCATACTCTTTACAAATTTTTACTAAAGGAATAAACTTTTTGTAAATCCGGCTTAACTCTGCATTATAGGCATCCTGCGTATATTCTATATTCTCGAATTTCTTTTTATCTGCATAATTGCCTGGGTTAACCCTTACCTTTTCTACTATACGCGCGGCCATTTCGGCTGCATTAGGCGTAAAATGGATATCGGCAATTAACGGCACATTATAACCTCGGAAGCGTAGTTCTTTTTTAATATTGGCCAGATTTTCAGCTTCTTTAATGCTTGGCGCAGTGATACGAACATATTCGCAGCCTGATTCTACCATGCGGATTGTCTGCTCTACGGTACCCAAAGTATCCATGGTATCGGTAGTTGTCATGGATTGGATCCGGATTGGATTATGCCCACCTAAGGCGATATCACCAATGTTCACTTCACGGGTTAAATACCTCGAATAAGCGGTTAAACTGTTGCAATATCCGCCAGCCAGATCATGTTTTGCCAATATATTTTCCATCTGTTTGCAAAGATAAGGATTGTTGGAATGTTTTAATGTTGGAATGTTGTAATTAAATCGACCTGATCTTATAACAAAAATTCAAAGCTTTTTTTTGGAAATGAAAGAGCCATATTGCCTGGCAATTGCAGTCCTGCTCCCGCTTTGATCGGGTTATTTTTTAACGGTGGGTAGGTTTGGCACCATTGCACCGGCCCAGGTTTAATAAACGGGATGACAGCGGCATCCTCCGATTTTTCATCGGAGATATAGCGTACAGCCCGGCTAACGAAAATAGTGGTATTGACTTTGCTTTTCTAACTTATATCAACCTGTCTTTGATCACCAAAGTATTAGCTGCAATATCGTGCCAGCACTGGTTTTTCTTATTCAAAAAGCTATACAGATAACCAAAAAAAACAGGAATTACAGATAATATTTTAGAAAAATTCCTGACCAGAGAAATACCAAATGAAACCCGGCTACCTTCTAAATCGGTTACTTTAATATTGAGGAGTTTTTTACCAATGGTGGCCTGACCGGCTGATGCTTCGGCAATACTGCCATAAATAAGTTTAATGATAAATATGGATGGGAACGGAATGAGAAAAGCCATAATCCGCTGATCTTTGCCTTCGATAAAAATATAGCTCGTTAAAATAATGATGCTATATATTCCAAAAATAATAAAGTGATCTATCACCGATGCCAGCAGCCTTTGATCGAAAGCGGCAAAATATTGAGGCGCAGTTTTTTGATAGCTAAAACCCAAAAGCTCACGCAATTCGGGAATTGCATGAGCTTCTTTATAATCGTCCATTCCGGGTTTACGTATAAAAGTATTCGCACTGATGTTTAAATCTTTCAGGTCGGTTAAATTATACGGGCCTTGTGGCTTTCCATTAATTACTACAATATATTGATCAGGATTCATTAGATTGGATCAGGATTATGAGATTCTAGGACGGTAAGATCAGCATTTTATAAAGATTCCGTTAATGAAGCCTTACGCCTTCTACCTTCTAACCTTCAACCTTTCTAGTATCTGCTTACTTCAAAGTTACTCAATCCACCATCTAAATTAATAAAGATTTTTTTGGTCGAGGCTTTATAATTTGAGGTTTCATAAACACCATCGCTCAATTTCTCGAAACCTTCGAAATCTTTA
This genomic interval carries:
- a CDS encoding DoxX family protein, whose amino-acid sequence is MNKPIRIIFLWIYALFYVLAGCNHFLSTAVYYVIMPKWLPAPGFLIYFSGILEIVFGLLLLIKKTRKLAALLIILMLIAFLPAHIYMIRMAPFILGKILVTPLIAWVRLPLQFLFIGWAWYYYAKE
- a CDS encoding alpha/beta hydrolase; its protein translation is MITQSNFSLSGADGKLIIGDITFDEKNPNTPIVLFVHGFKGFKDWGAHNLVARYFASNGYRYVKFNLSHSGVPVDDPKDVTDMDAFASNTVSKELFDLNAMLDFIEKAYGKDTKVNLIGHSRGGGLSIIEAANDLRINKLITWSAIGDFSSLWKKEQEAEWKKNGKIFVTNARTKEQMPLNVTLLQDFKENAAALNILDAAKRVNIPWLIVHGDDDVNVPFETAQTLAEANPNSRLVKIEGANHVYGATQPYTNETLPPLLFKVCEKVITFINEE
- a CDS encoding mechanosensitive ion channel protein MscS, encoding MNIPEFQSLFIELRNWLAGKGLAGGELIYSYFFIGLIGVVLFLFITIFLTRQVFIGVVKSAKTKSDWQKALFEFRVFRAFALIFGAYIIYNVVPYLFIDFKNWLFYALIFAKIYMVLAVMFAVNAFLNALVSIMESSKKYADKPVRSYKQVAKIVFYIVGFVLILSIILGESPLYVFGGFGAVTAVFILIFRDPILGFVASVQMSAIDLVRVGDWITVEKYGADGEVTEINLTTIKVRNWDKTVTIVPSYAIVSESFKNWRAMEESEGRRIKRHINIKISSIKFCDEELIGRLQSIDFLKDYLKETQQFIERYNAENTVDPNNLVNGRHMTNIGTFRVYAEKYLESNPHINTDLTFMVRQLQATENGLPIEIYVFSKEKGLKRFEEVAADIFDHLLAAVPYFDLEIFQSPSGSDMRNFVRRGDD
- a CDS encoding 4-hydroxy-3-methylbut-2-en-1-yl diphosphate synthase, with translation MENILAKHDLAGGYCNSLTAYSRYLTREVNIGDIALGGHNPIRIQSMTTTDTMDTLGTVEQTIRMVESGCEYVRITAPSIKEAENLANIKKELRFRGYNVPLIADIHFTPNAAEMAARIVEKVRVNPGNYADKKKFENIEYTQDAYNAELSRIYKKFIPLVKICKEYGTAMRIGTNHGSLSDRIMSHYGDTPRGMVESAMEFIRMCEDQNYYNLVISMKASNTQVMVQAYRLLVETMAKEGMNYPLHLGVTEAGDGEDGRIKSAVGIGTLLEDGLGDTIRVSLTEDPEFEAPVAKALADRYALRSPKNEVGSPESNDLRSTLHAPRLTYNPYEYNRRITSPVQHIGGHHHPVVMIDVSKENLKDPYFLSAVGYNYSAGLDKYNLADQACDLAFLGDNLPSFSFPGNLKQVYNYQTWLHLKDKNNCHPLFSFEAFKEAEVKDEFLNFVQVDAKQLTNLTINQLSNVVLILETSAAHGMAEQRSFFVALQKKNIQIPVIVKRTYQDVDADHLMLYAATDIGALFTDGFGDGVWIDAQGQNLSLINSTSFGILQATRTRISKTEYISCPSCGRTLFDLQETTQLIRSRTDHLKGIKIGIMGCIVNGPGEMADADYGYVGTGPDKITLYRGKEVVKKNVTTAYALDELIDIIKDDGNWVEKV